The following are encoded in a window of Penicillium oxalicum strain HP7-1 chromosome II, whole genome shotgun sequence genomic DNA:
- a CDS encoding Tyrosine--tRNA ligase has protein sequence MWPRTVLIPRGACRHGHLSLRLPCGARSFGVTAQTISALCETRRPVLSSYKLDPSGQKRWITQKYLQRVQEGKDEWARHAEEIKAGKRKDFATHLEERGLIHDVVGERELLHKVFTEKRAGIYVGIDPTAPSMHVGHMLPFMVLAWGYVWGLPVTFLLGGATSRVGDPTGRLKGRDQVHSSIRKANMASMHMQLKKLGSSIEQYGRRHGYTRKPIWKRALLNNNTWWNSMPFIEVLRDLGAYMRLGPMLGRDTVKTRLSQGDGMSFAEFSYPLLQAWDWWTMFQKGTQVQVGGADQYGNILFGMDAVKAISRNTADEQLRNPLESELDRPIGFTTPLLTTSSGEKFGKSAGNAIWLDKDMTSTFELYQFFVRTPDDTVERYLKLFTFIPLPEIATIMEEQNQDPSKRIAQHKLAYEFVELVHGKDEADAVSLQHRQLFRPRSSTGEPSPMPRTSSPPASHAQSSTSSFTTPQSGNPFASQTNFANMPNARVTLPRSLVYNQSFNKILWSAGLVSSKSEGHRVIVNNGAYVGSRPGDSGPMSDDLAFTPIRPWPAEKTEEYIIGDNLLMLKLGKWKFKMVEIVSDEDFRAQGLTAPGWEELTQPSESKE, from the exons ATGTGGCCACGGACCGTACTGATCCCCCGAGGGGCTTGTCGTCATGGTCATCTATCACTGAGGCTGCCATGCGGAGCACGTAGCTTCGGAGTTACCGCGCAAACAATCTCAGCTCTATGCGAAACCCGGCGTCCTGTTCTCTCCTCATACAAGCTCGACCCTTCTGGACAGAAGCGCTGGATCACACAAAAATACCTGCAGCGTGTCCAAGAAGGCAAGGATGAATGGGCCCGTCATGCCGAGGAAATTAAGGCGGGAAAGCGGAAGGACTTTGCGACTCATCTGGAGGAGCGCGGGTTGATTCATGATGTTGTTGG AGAACGAGAGCTTTTGCATAAAGTCTTCACCGAGAAGCGCGCAGGTATCTACGTCGGTATCGACCCCACAGCACCTTCGATGCACGTCGGACATATGCTTCCTTTCATGGTGCTGGCCTGGGGCTATGTTTGGGGGTTGCCGGTGACGTTTTTG CTTGGTGGTGCCACATCTCGCGTCGGCGACCCAACCGGACGATTGAAGGGCCGCGACCAAGTACACTCTTCAATTCGCAAGGCGAACATGGCCAGCATGCACATGCAGCTGAAGAAACTCGGCAGCAGTATCGAGCAGTATGGGCGACGACACGGCTACACGAGAAAACCGATCTGGAAGCGAGCACTACTGAACAACAATACATGGTGGAACTCAATGCCTTTTATCGAGGTCCTTCGAGATTTGGGCGCATATATGAGACTTGGTCCGATGCTTGGGCGAGACAC TGTCAAGACTCGACTGAGCCAAGGCGACGGCATGTCTTTTGCCGAATTCTCCTACCCGCTCCTTCAAGCGTGGGACTGGTGGACGATGTTTCAAAAGGGCACACAAGTGCAAGTTGGTGGAGCTGACCAATATGGAAATATTCTTTTCGGAATGGACGCCGTCAAGGCGATCAGCCGTAATACGGCAGACGAGCAGCTGCGAAATCCATTGGAATCCGAGTTGGATCGGCCCATTGGCTTCACGACTCCTCTTCTGACTACTTCGTCTGGTGAAAAGTTTGGAAAGTCCGCGGGCAATGCGATTTGGCTTGACAAGGACATGACTTCAACCTTTGAGCTTTATCAG TTCTTCGTCCGCACACCCGACGACACTGTTGAGAGATATCTTAAGCTGTTCACCTTCATTCCTCTGCCTGAGATTGCCACCATCATGGAGGAGCAAAATCAGGATCCCTCTAAGCGAATCGCCCAGCACAAACTCGCTTACGAGTTTGTTGAGCTCGTGCACGGCAAAGATGAAGCTGATGCCGTGTCTCTGCAACATCGTCAACTTTTCCGTCCTCGATCTTCCACGGGCGAGCCGTCGCCCATGCCACGCACCTCCAGCCCCCCCGCAAGCCATGCTCAGTCTTCAACATCTAGCTTCACGACTCCGCAATCCGGGAATCCCTTCGCATCGCAGACCAACTTTGCAAACATGCCCAACGCCCGGGTCACTCTTCCCAGATCTCTCGTCTACAATCAGTCGTTCAACAAAATCCTTTGGTCCGCAGGTCTCGTCTCGTCCAAGAGCGAAGGCCACCGCGTCATCGTCAACAATGGCGCCTACGTGGGTAGCCGTCCAGGTGACAGCGGACCCATGTCTGATGATCTGGCGTTTACTCCTATTCGCCCGTGGCCTGCggagaagaccgaggagtATATTATCGGAGACAACCTTTTGATGCTGAAGCTTGGAAAGTGGAAGTTCAAGATGGTTGAGATTGTCAGCGACGAGGACTTTCGGGCGCAGGGGCTGACTGCACCCGGTTGGGAGGAGCTCACCCAGCCTTCAGAGTCAAAGGAGTGA